The genomic DNA AAATCGCAAAAGCAAAATCACGGCTTAATGTGTGAGCGACGCCGCATTCGAGAGTTCGCTCACACTTGGAAACAGGTCAGCTTGTGGTATTCGAGCTGCCAGTCTACATGAGTTTTCGCGCCACTTACCCACTGGCCTGCGTGGGGGTCGACGAAAGGGGCTGGCTTGGACGTCACACTTTGTCGAGTCTCCTTGAGAGATCCCTAGGAAGGAGGCTTGTGTGCCGGTTGTGCCTTGGGCGCCACGGAACTTGAGTTCACTGCGGACTTACTCCATGCTGCGGAGGTCAAGCATGGCATCTTGCGCCCACTTGACCGCTCGCTTTCCGGCTGTAATCAGCTGAGTCACTTGAAGGTGTTTGTGTGCGAGAGTAGATTCAGCTGGATAGCAGTCAGCAGGAGCCCGGTGTGCGTTCAATGTTGAGTCAGAGAGAATTGTGCTGACTATAGATGTTTCCAAGACCCATCCTTCCACTTGAGTGCCAAAGAGAAGAAGTCGGATATACACCTTGGTTGTCTTCTTGCTCAATGGCTCAAGGACGTCACGGACAAGAATCGACTCGGGCATTGTCGGT from Colletotrichum higginsianum IMI 349063 chromosome 3, whole genome shotgun sequence includes the following:
- a CDS encoding Adenylosuccinate lyase, which codes for MKVRLKVTGEDFEVVRVEEKCSRHLSLEQHIHAFDVAAPATVGIMHYGATTSSFSPTMPESILVRDVLEPLSKKTTKVYIRLLLFGTQVEGWVLETSILITAGKRAVKWAQDAMLDLRSME